A genomic window from Fusarium oxysporum Fo47 chromosome VIII, complete sequence includes:
- a CDS encoding uncharacterized protein (expressed protein) translates to MSHNQSSSNDNEFDMIAVATVAAQLALDIRGPPPQDMMRFVVPRRTNRSIEPSPIDRECMRLWNGSQTKRDFDAFNPAVDTDASEGLKTVCRVCIRVFWTTPHEMLSFENKLRYRPTPPPGMEASHVVFTPKFSRLFAELAVHPCWQGLPYLLIMAIQYTVKVRFDSRTPWPFGVAAELIECPALKALDELFYEHEDGPMATASVHEMHIQAREAQTEAPPSEFSDFLVYLGQIARMSPSSDYSQTYLGHPTLPVTTKDLQILTTAVTHFHWDNVDWTETPGKVFEAFERKGGLSDDQYPRNNRELKTFVRRCLVGNYQKVAMWRDMVGVTNPPGETPSDNEVLAGDESEFESGFESD, encoded by the exons ATGAGTCACAATCAATCCT CGTCCAACGACAACGAATTCGACATGATAGCCGTAGCAACTGTGGCTGCTCAGTTGGCTTTAGATATCCGCGGTCCACCTCCACAGGACATGATGCGTTTCGTGGTCCCACGTCGAACGAACAGGAGCATCGAGCCTTCACCTATTGACCGAGAGTGTATGAGGCTTTGGAACGGCTCGCAGACCAAGCGAGACTTTGACGCTTTCAATCCAGCAGTGGACACAGACGCCTCAGAGGGTTTGAAGACTGTCTGCAGAGTCTGCATCCGCGTGTTCTGGACCACACCGCATGAGATGTTGTCCTTTGAGAACAAATTGCGCTATCGCCCGACCCCACCACCAGGCATGGAGGCGTCTCATGTGGTTTTCACGCCAAAGTTCAGCCGCCTGTTTGCCGAACTGGCTGTTCACCCATGCTGGCAGGGTCTCCCGTACCTGTTGATCATGGCCATACAGTACACTGTCAAGGTTCGTTTTGACAGCCGTACACCCTGGCCGTTTGGAGTTGCTGCGGAGTTGATCGAGTGCCCTGCCCTCAAAGCACTCGATGAGTTGTTCTATGAACACGAAGATGGGCCTATGGCTACTGCGAGTGTCCACGAGATGCATATACAGGCCAGGGAGGCTCAAACGGAAGCTCCTCCGTCAGAATTCTCAGATTTTCTTGTCTACCTGGGACAGATAGCCAGAATGTCACCCAGTTCTGATTACAGTCAAACTTACCTTGGTCATCCAACATTGCCAGTCACCACCAAGGATCTACAGATCCTGACAACGGCGGTGACACATTTCCACTGGGACAATGTTGACTGGACAGAAACTCCAGGGAAGGTCTTTGAAGCTTTTGAGCGCAAAGGGGGGCTGTCTGATGACCAATACCCTCGAAACAATCGAGAGCTGAAGACTTTTGTTCGTCGATGTCTTGTTGGCAATTACCAGAAAGTTGCAATGTGGAGAGATATGGTTGGAGTCACGAATCCTCCTGGTGAGACGCCTTCCGACAATGAGGTGCTGGCTGGCGATGAGTCTGAGTTTGAGTCTGGGTTTGAGAGTGATTGA
- a CDS encoding P-loop containing nucleoside triphosphate hydrolase protein has product MASHRQILCNLIIREVTDEGTPKLVHLRSSSNFIISLNTKGIRISFPRDPDRSIWSWYSADLATTDSALYHITIELPPRGFTATHHELTVKHNELLSGIDGELSEYRLVDLQISPHYNTTVIGFGLPFHGANATVDDWVNKHTPIAGVAPLSEILKTRNFTFLVKASKNDLDNMIKGINDRHQRSDYGYGTESTFKMFGTFITTWNMSTMLRCRRLSRRLATNPSNMRPVEFLPNRSRQLVTWDASPVIYGDSELPKDIDSYDRIPLVLLRPDTGDGHDFSPIAHDKYEQVNEELERDRVKLICESNAYGEELRVQAINRLSDAKVWPTMQQDTLALNKKAIFNELLIGNGLWNLHHSGSNIDLTPFDLFKDMPVEIRDTCLGFVFEGDRGKVQQYFSKLHFGLGIVSGPPGTGKSTLASAITVLMCLNQTIKHVYVSATSNEATDNILDRIDTLAKSIIKKLTEDGISANQLMVVRGYRIKDEQDKCLRALTGLRFKPGPRSSSAWRFKNSLCWWTLRVLGSSAVPQLTPSDNSELWELHQKLKELLVPGAVKDPNISEFAGLLKLAEELDPKKRTKYSTGTYQKPLRNLMGLVIKCSNVVATTPATSNSFLYRSYNSKVARGVIFDEAATLFCSDGLLVLGNTPRPMIMFGDTKQLAPVLPTAMELLHTGKDRRDKTPEEKKLPTNRFANFYRISWFHLFIHLGWPVFNLYRQHRMAQGLFDLSLRTAYRHLLPHFEYSPYCELQNFPIGTQVENYLRLEHHIPSAGAHRIDPVFFNCLNCPCRNYPHKATRFNPRQADLIAELLVKMIEKLSLNPADIAVITYYRANLAAIRKRFREDDRLKDVTPSTVNTFQGREAQIVVLALCVTRETGPSFVAEQRSLNVALTRQKSSLLIFGDIDTTNIRFSDLQEEDKADDGLQKPDSTMIDNVLRTIRASRRVVTLHGNPEIDPDKEWKKLNRQPEFLG; this is encoded by the exons ATGGCCTCTCATCGCCAAATCCTCTGTAACCTCATCATCCGCGAGGTTACTGATGAGGGCACCCCGAAACTGGTTCATCTTCGCTCGTCGAgcaacttcatcatcagtctGAACACCAAAGGGATTCGAATTTCATTCCCTCGCGACCCAGATCGTAGCATCTGGAGTTGGTATTCCGCCGATCTTGCGACCACAGACTCGGCCCTGTATCATATCACCATCGAGCTGCCCCCACGAGGTTTCACTGCGACTCACCACGAACTCACTGTGAAGCACAACGAACTACTATCAGGCATTGACGGTGAATTGAGCGAATATAGACTTGTTGATCTGCAGATTTCACCACATTACAACACCACTGTCATTGGCTTTGGCCTTCCATTTCATGGAGCGAACGCGACTGTTGATGATTGGGTCAACAAGCATACTCCAATTGCTGGGGTCGCTCCCTTGTCAGAAATCCTGAAGACGCGCAACTTTACTTTCCTCGTAAAGGCCAGCAAAAATGACCTCGACAACATGATCAAGGGCATCAATGATCGGCACCAACGTAGCGACTACGGATACGGTACTGA ATCCACGTTCAAGATGTTTGGGACTTTCATCACGACCTGGAACATGTCAACGATGTTGAGATGCCGGCGCTTATCTAGAAGATTGGCAACGAACCCCTCCAACATGCGGCCAG TCGAGTTCCTGCCGAACCGGTCCCGACAGCTAGTTACCTGGGACGCGTCGCCAGTGATTTATGGTGACTCGGAACTCCCAAAGGACATTGATTCGTACGATCGAATTCCGCTGGTCTTGCTGCGCCCAGATACAGGCGACGGACACGACTTCTCGCCCATCGCCCACGACAAATACGAACAAGTCAACGAGGAGCTGGAACGGGATCGTGTCAAGCTTATCTGCGAGTCGAACGCGTATGGGGAAGAGCTTCGTGTGCAGGCCATCAATCGACTGAGCGACGCCAAGGTCTGGCCCACCATGCAGCAAGACACTCTCGccctcaacaagaaggccatcTTCAATGAACTGTTGATCGGCAACGGACTCTGGAACCTTCATCATTCCGGCTCCAACATCGACTTGACTCCGTTCGACCTCTTCAAAGATATGCCCGTTGAGATTCGAGACACCTGTCTTGgctttgtctttgaaggTGACCGAGGAAAGGTCCAGCAATATTTCAGCAAGCTTCATTTCGGCCTCGGAATTGTTTCCGGACCTCCTGGTACTGGGAAGTCAACCCTTGCCTCGGCCATCACAGTTCTCATGTGCCTTAATCAGACAATCAAGCACGTTTACGTGAGCGCCACTTCAAACGAAGCAACCGACAATATCCTCGACCGCATCGACACCCTCGCCAAAtctatcatcaagaagctcaccGAAGATGGTATTTCCGCCAACCAGCTGATGGTTGTCCGGGGGTACAGGATCAAAGATGAGCAGGACAAGTGTCTCCGAGCTCTGACTGGGCTGCGATTCAAGCCTGGTCCTCGAAGCTCGTCTGCGTGGAGGTTCAAGAACTCTTTGTGCTGGTGGACACTGCGAGTTCTGGGATCCAGCGCTGTCCCCCAATTGACCCCGAGTGACAACAGCGAGCTTTGGGAGCTTCACCAGAAACTCAAGGAGCTTTTGGTCCCTGGGGCTGTGAAGGATCCCAACATTTCCGAGTTTGCAGGCCTTTTGAAGCTTGCAGAAGAGCTCGACCCAAAGAAGCGCACAAAGTACTCGACCGGCACTTACCAGAAACCCTTACGCAATCTGATGGGCTTGGTTATCAAATGCTCCAACGTCGTGGCTACAACACCTGCGACATCCAACTCTTTCCTCTACAGATCATACAACTCCAAAGTGGCTCGCGGCGTCATCTTTGATGAGGCTGCCACATTGTTCTGCTCCGACGGCTTGTTGGTTCTCGGCAATACACCTCGACCTATGATCATGTTCGGGGATACCAAGCAGCTCGCACCGGTACTGCCGACGGCGATGGAGCTGCTCCATACTGGAAAGGACAGACGCGACAAGACACCGGAGGAAAAGAAGTTGCCGACCAACCGATTTGCCAACTTCTACCGAATCTCCTGGTTCCATTTGTTCATTCACCTCGGCTGGCCAGTGTTCAATCTCTACCGTCAACACCGAATGGCACAAGGTCTCTTTGACCTCTCTCTGAGGACAGCTTACCGACATCTTCTCCCCCATTTTGAGTACAGCCCGTATTGCGAATTGCAAAACTTTCCAATCGGAACGCAAGTTGAGAACTACCTACGACTTGAGCATCACATTCCGTCAGCCGGTGCGCATCGAATAGACCCCGTCTTCTTCAATTGTCTCAATTGCCCCTGCAGAAACTACCCTCACAAGGCGACGCGATTCAATCCCCGACAAGCCGATCTGATTGCTGAACTTCTGGTTAAGATGATCGAAAAGCTCTCGCTCAACCCCGCCGACATTGCCGTGATCACTTACTACCGAGCAAACCTTGCGGCGATCAGGAAGCGATTCAGAGAGGACGATAGACTCAAAGATGTTACACCTTCAACTGTCAACACGTTCCAAGGCCGGGAAGCTCAGATTGTGGTTCTGGCCCTGTGCGTCACCCGCGAAACCGGGCCATCGTTTGTTGCAGAACAGAGAAGTCTCAACGTCGCACTGACTCGGCAAAAGTCAAGTCTCCTAATCTTCGGAGATATTGATACCACGAACATCAGATTCTCAGATctgcaagaagaagacaaggCTGATGATGGGCTTCAGAAGCCTGACTCCACAATGATTGACAATGTCCTTCGCACCATTCGGGCCAGCAGGCGGGTCGTGACTCTACATGGTAACCCAGAGATCGATCCTGACAAGGaatggaagaagctgaacaGGCAACCCGAGTTCCTTGGGTAG